The window CTCTTCCATCGCCACCGGCGCTATCAGCTCTACGTCCATGCTCACATTATCCCCTGGCATTACCATCTCCACTCCCTCAGGCAATACCACCGCCCCTGTCACATCCGTCG is drawn from Candidatus Dadabacteria bacterium and contains these coding sequences:
- the tuf gene encoding elongation factor Tu (EF-Tu; promotes GTP-dependent binding of aminoacyl-tRNA to the A-site of ribosomes during protein biosynthesis; when the tRNA anticodon matches the mRNA codon, GTP hydrolysis results; the inactive EF-Tu-GDP leaves the ribosome and release of GDP is promoted by elongation factor Ts; many prokaryotes have two copies of the gene encoding EF-Tu), translating into TDVTGAVVLPEGVEMVMPGDNVSMDVELIAPVAMEEQLRFAIREGGRTVGAGVVTKIIE